The DNA sequence CATGACGGCAGCCTGCATCGAACGTGGCGTGACACCATGGTATTAAAAACTAGTGACCAATCCATAATCGGCTGTAATGATCACACCTTAGTAACGGAAGCAGATGGGCGTCGCTGGGTCACCAGAGAGCCTGCATTGTTGTATTACCATAAACATTATTGGTTCAACATCGTCACCATGATCCGCCAAAAGGGTGTCTCCTACTATTGCAATCTGGCATCGCCTTATGTGATCGACCAGGAAGCACTGAAGTACATCGATTATGACCTGGACATTAAAGTTTTTCCTGATGGTGAAAAACGTTTGCTTGATGTAGATGAGTATGAATTGCATCGCAATCGCATGAATTACCCAAAAGAGATCGACCATATCCTGAAAGAGAACGTCAAGATTTTGGTGAGCTGGATCAACGAAGAAAAAGGTCCATTTTCCAAAGAATACGTCGACTTATGGTATGAGCGGTACTGTCAGCTGTCGCATAATCAGCAAAACTCGTGATGAATCCAAATTATAAAAAACCAGTCGAGCTTCATGATCGACTGGTTTTTTATCGAAATATCCGCCTGGCCTAAAAAATACCGTGCATTAACACAACCGTTATATTATGATAAATATATCTGTAATAAAGAGTCAATATTTGAAATACGATTAAAATATTGGAGGAATCAGAATGAAAAAAAGGGAAATAGTGCTTGTTTCCATCATGGGAATCCTTACGATTGCCGTTGTTTTTTTTGGATATAAATACGCGGCCGGTAAAAAAGAGGCCTTATTGAACGAAGGAGAAAAACAGACGGAAACAGTTTCCGAAGTGGTTTCCTCGCAAGAGTCGGAAATCGCCGAGAGCGATACATCCGAAGCTTATGCGCAGTTCTTGGCCGCTTTTGCTGAGAACAGAAACAATGCATCGGTCGTTGATTATCTGCAGTATGTTCATCATCATGCGAAAGAAGTCAATGTCGCCTTTTTCGGGGATGTCGCATCCGATGCGGTCTGGGCCAATGCTGCCATCGCCGCCATCCAAGCCGATTACCCGCTCGAGAATCTGACGACATCGTTCTTCAGTCATCCTTCTGACAGCAGCTCGGTCTTTCTGAGCAGCCAATATGTTCAGGAAATGGTCGCAAGTAGTCCGGATGTGATTTTTTACACCATCCCGACGAAGGCAGATCAGATACTTAATATAAGTTTGGTTGATTCGACGCAAAACATCTACGCGATTTATGATGAAATCAGAGCTGCCCTGCCTGATGCGCTGATCGTGTTGGTGACGCCGGCTCCTGCCGAAGCCAAAGTGGCCGATTGGAATTCCCGTGCCTTGGATTATCGGAACTATACCAACAATCTGGTGGAAGAAAATGCAGCTTTCACTGTTCCGTTGTATGACTTGCATGCGGATTTCCTTGCTGATTTGACAAACCGCAGTGAAACAGTGACCAACTTGATGGATTCTGCTGGTCTGGAATTGAATGAAGCCGGACAAAAACTGTACGGTGAAATGTTTGCGAACAGCCTGCGGACAAAAATGATCGATACGACGACCGGTTTGTACGTGGACGGCGAAAAGCCTGCCTACACACCGATCGCCCCGACATTAGTCGTGCCAGAAGTGCCTGCCACTGTAATCGAGGAGACTGTCAGCGAAGCGACAGTGTACGAAGAGCCGGTTTATGAAGAGTCGACATACGTTGCACCTTATGTAGCACCAGATACAGATGATACTTTGCCGAATACATCAAATTCTACAGATACGGATGCGAACGACAATTATACTGGGACAAGTACAACTGTGGAAACTGATGGGACTACATCGATTCAGTAGTTGAGCATCTGATTTTTATGCTGACATGACAGGGTTATGGAATATTCTAATCAGACCATCACAAATAAATCACATAAATAAAAAGCTTACATTTGCCGTATTGTCCGGTAAATGTAGGCTTTTTCTGTGGAATTTCCGTATTTCTATTCACATAGCGGCAGATAAGTCAAATGTTTCAAATCCGAATTTCACAAACTTGCGTAGTGAGGATAACACAAAAGCAGTATTGTCCTTATTTCTTAAGATAGCCTTTGAAAGATTGATATTATTGCGTTTCTATTGTATAATTATGGCGTAATAAAAAGATGTAAGCGTTTTAATAAAAGGGGTTCTGGGTAGGTCCAAAGCCATATATTTCACAAATATGCAGACAAATTTGGAAAACGCCGCACGATAGCCATCCGCATAAACGCAATTTCATCAGAAGAGAGATTTTTCGGAGGTAATGTCATGTACATACAAGTTGATGAACGGAAACGGACTGACGTTCTATCGACTACTTATTATCAAAATAACTTAGATAATTTAGATTATCGACTAGAGCAATTTGTACAGTCGCCTGTTTTTGATAAAAAGTATTCATTTGATGGGGAATTGGGAGCACTCTATACACCGCAGCGGACTATTCTGCGGCTATGGGCTCCGACTGCGCTCAGCGTAGAAGTAATCGTTTATGAAAGTCTGTATCGCAAAGAGAAGAAAAGACACACGATGGGGAACGGTGGAAGAGGGACTCACGAACTCATTATGATTGGGGACTATGCGGGCACTGCCTACAAATACGCCATTACTTTTCCGGATGGCAAAGTTGTTGAGACAGTTGATCCCTATAGCTATGCGACCACCGCAAACGGAGAACGCTCTGTCATTTTGGATGTCTTGAAAACGAATCCTAAAAGATGGGGAGCCCGATTGGAGCCGATCGCTTCACCAGTCGACGCCATTATTTATGAATTACATATTCGTGACTTCACGATTTCCCCAACAAGCGGGATTGCAAACAAAGGCAAATTTCTAGGTGTAGTCGAGCAAGGTACCTTATCTGCGGATGGCGACAAGACAGGGCTGGATTACCTGAAAGAGCTTGGCGTAACGCATGTCCAGTTTTTGCCGATGGCCGATTTTTCTACAGTCAATGAGTTGAAACCGTTGGAACAATATAACTGGGGCTATGATCCTCAGAACTTCAATGTTCCGGAAGGATCCTATGCGACCAATCCCTATCAACCGGAAGTTCGGATACTGGAAATGAAGGAAATGATTCAGAGTTTGCATGATGCGGGAATCCGCGTCATCATGGACGTCGTTTACAATCACGTCTATTTACCGAAATTGCATGCTTTGGAAAAAACTGTTCCGGGTTATTACTTCCGCAAAAATACTGATGGAACGCTCTCCAATGGGACGGGTGTCGGCAATGATACCGCTTCGGAGCGTTACATGATGCGCAAATACATCATCGACAGCATCACTTATTGGGCGAAGAACTTCCACATGGACGGATTCCGCTTTGATCTGATGGGAATCCATGATGTCGAAACGATGAATGAAATCCGTATCGCTTTGGATGCAATCGATCCTTCCATCATCATGCTCGGTGAAGGGTGGAATCTGAACACCAATCTGCCTCCTTCCGAAAAGGCTGTCCAACAGAATGCGGACCGCATGCCCGGTGTGGCTCATTTCAATGATGCGTTGCGTGAAGCAATCAAAGGTTCCGACTTCAACAGCGGGAACGATACCGGCTTTGTCACCGGCAAACCGTTCATGGAAGGCTGGATCGCCACAAATCTGCAAGGCGGAGCGTACTACCCCGCTAGCCGAGGCAACTACAAGACTCCAGCCCAGATGGTGCAATATGTGGAGGCTCACGACAATTTGACGCTTTATGACAAATTGAAGATTTCGCTGCCATGGGATGATGAAGGTTCCCGTATGCGGCGCCATCTTTTGGCAAGCAGCTTCGTTCTGCTGAGCCAAGGCATCCCGTTCATTCATGCAGGGCAAGAGTTCATGCGCACAAAGAACGGGCTGGAGAACAGCTACAATGCGCCGGATTCAATTAACCGCATGGATTGGCACCGCCGTTTCGAGATGAAACAGGCTGTGGATTACATGAAAGGTTTGATTGCATTACGCAAACGGGAGCCGTTATTCCGCTTGCGGACCATCGATGATGTCAAGGGGCATATGAATATCCTGAAAGCTGATTACCAGATTGTTGTCTACCAACTCGAAGATACGGAAAAATTATACTACGTCATCTTCAATGGCCAGACGAATGCGATCGATTTTGATGTCGAAACAGGGGATTATCGGGTGTTGATCGAGGACGGAAAAACGAACGTGGATGAACCGAGAA is a window from the Trichococcus shcherbakoviae genome containing:
- a CDS encoding DUF402 domain-containing protein; the encoded protein is MHNPREGEFITIKSYKHDGSLHRTWRDTMVLKTSDQSIIGCNDHTLVTEADGRRWVTREPALLYYHKHYWFNIVTMIRQKGVSYYCNLASPYVIDQEALKYIDYDLDIKVFPDGEKRLLDVDEYELHRNRMNYPKEIDHILKENVKILVSWINEEKGPFSKEYVDLWYERYCQLSHNQQNS
- a CDS encoding SGNH/GDSL hydrolase family protein; translated protein: MKKREIVLVSIMGILTIAVVFFGYKYAAGKKEALLNEGEKQTETVSEVVSSQESEIAESDTSEAYAQFLAAFAENRNNASVVDYLQYVHHHAKEVNVAFFGDVASDAVWANAAIAAIQADYPLENLTTSFFSHPSDSSSVFLSSQYVQEMVASSPDVIFYTIPTKADQILNISLVDSTQNIYAIYDEIRAALPDALIVLVTPAPAEAKVADWNSRALDYRNYTNNLVEENAAFTVPLYDLHADFLADLTNRSETVTNLMDSAGLELNEAGQKLYGEMFANSLRTKMIDTTTGLYVDGEKPAYTPIAPTLVVPEVPATVIEETVSEATVYEEPVYEESTYVAPYVAPDTDDTLPNTSNSTDTDANDNYTGTSTTVETDGTTSIQ
- the pulA gene encoding type I pullulanase encodes the protein MYIQVDERKRTDVLSTTYYQNNLDNLDYRLEQFVQSPVFDKKYSFDGELGALYTPQRTILRLWAPTALSVEVIVYESLYRKEKKRHTMGNGGRGTHELIMIGDYAGTAYKYAITFPDGKVVETVDPYSYATTANGERSVILDVLKTNPKRWGARLEPIASPVDAIIYELHIRDFTISPTSGIANKGKFLGVVEQGTLSADGDKTGLDYLKELGVTHVQFLPMADFSTVNELKPLEQYNWGYDPQNFNVPEGSYATNPYQPEVRILEMKEMIQSLHDAGIRVIMDVVYNHVYLPKLHALEKTVPGYYFRKNTDGTLSNGTGVGNDTASERYMMRKYIIDSITYWAKNFHMDGFRFDLMGIHDVETMNEIRIALDAIDPSIIMLGEGWNLNTNLPPSEKAVQQNADRMPGVAHFNDALREAIKGSDFNSGNDTGFVTGKPFMEGWIATNLQGGAYYPASRGNYKTPAQMVQYVEAHDNLTLYDKLKISLPWDDEGSRMRRHLLASSFVLLSQGIPFIHAGQEFMRTKNGLENSYNAPDSINRMDWHRRFEMKQAVDYMKGLIALRKREPLFRLRTIDDVKGHMNILKADYQIVVYQLEDTEKLYYVIFNGQTNAIDFDVETGDYRVLIEDGKTNVDEPRIIEGLSRIRVEYLSVTVLVKNK